Genomic window (Atribacterota bacterium):
CGTAGAAATAAGTTCAACAATTATTACTTTTAGCGGGATAAAAAGAGTTGTTTCAGTTGCCCGGGATATAAGCAGGAGAAAAAAAGACGAAAAGATTATAGCTAACAGCGAAAAGAAATACCGGACTATATTTGAATTATCTCCGGATGCGATTGTGCTATTAAATCAAAAGGGCATAGTGATTGAAGTTAATGGCCGCATGTGGGAATGGTTGGGATACAGCAATAAGCAGATTATTGGCAAGAAACTGGATGAATTACTTTTTTTTGATAAACAGAATCAAAGGAAGGTTTTAAATAATTTTCACAGGAGAATGGCGGGGGAAAATGTTCAGCCTTATGAATTAGATTTTATTACCAGCACCGGTGAACACAAAATTGGATTAGTTAAAGCAGTAGTTTTAGCTGATGAAATAGCCGGGAGAATTCATGACCTTATTATGATTTCAGATATAACCAGAGAAATGAGGGCAATA
Coding sequences:
- a CDS encoding PAS domain S-box protein; translation: MDKILNSKHTGHYEDADIKKDKLILLEKYQAIFENINDAIFVHELTSDGMPGKFIAVNKVARERMGYSLEEFFSMSPADLDDKESQENIPAIMEEFQKKGFITFEAAHQTKDGKKIPVEISSTIITFSGIKRVVSVARDISRRKKDEKIIANSEKKYRTIFELSPDAIVLLNQKGIVIEVNGRMWEWLGYSNKQIIGKKLDELLFFDKQNQRKVLNNFHRRMAGENVQPYELDFITSTGEHKIGLVKAVVLADEIAGRIHDLIMISDITREMRAI